AATTACATCTTAAACTATTGAAAATACAGATTTACACGGCGGAAATCAGCCACCATGAAAGAACTGTACCAACCTTCATGGGGGCTGTAAATCGCCAATTGGGAAGGAAATTGCGGATCAGAGGCAGAAATTTTCGCCGAGGTAGACCTGTCTCGCCTTGGAATCCTTGACAATTTCCTGGGGACTGCCTTCAAGGATGATCGTGCCCTCGTAGACGAGATAGGCCCGATCGCAAATATTCAAGGTTTCGCGGACATTGTGGTCGGAGATGAGGATTCCGAGACCCAGTTTTTTCAAAATGGATATGATTTCCTGAATGTCGATCACGGCGATGGGATCGATGCCCGCGAACGGCTCGTCAAGAAGGATATATTTGGGATTCATGATCAACGCGCGGGCGATTTCGAGCCGTCTCCGTTCGCCGCCCGAAAGATACATGGCCTTTTGGTGCGCGAGCTTGGTGATGTTGAACATGCGCATCAACTCGCGGGCGCGCTGGCGTCGTTTTTCCCGATTGTAGGACGTCTGCTCCAGGATGATCATCAGATTTTCGAGCACGGTCAGCTTTCGGAATACGGAACTTTCCTGCGGAAGATAGGAAAGTCCCATGCGTGCCCGTTCGTGCAGGGGCAGATGCGTGATTTCCTTTTCCCCGAATCGAACCACGCCCGCATTGGGCTTGACGATGCCCGCAAGCATGTAAAACGTCGTGGTCTTTCCCGCGCCGTTGGGGCCGAGCAGGCCGACCACTTCGCGGCGTTTCAGGAAAACGTCCACGCCGTGGACCACTTCGCGCTTGCCGTAACGCTTGCAGAGGCCGGATGCGGAAAGGCTCGGCATGAGCTAGGGAGCCTCCAGCGTTTCCGGGGCGAAGAGAATCGCCTCCACGCGTTTGCCGCCGCCGCCCACCACCTCGCTGCGGTTTTCCTTGACGTAGAACTTGATGACCTTTCCGGTGACCTTGTTCTTGCCGTCCCGGATGACGGGATTGCCTTCCATGAGCAGAAGGTTCTCCTTGACCATGTAGGTCACGGAATCGCTCGTTCCCTCGGTGCTGCCCCGCTGCATGCGCACTCCGCCGGAAGCGACGATGCGGTCGATCTCTTCTCCGGGTTTGCCCGTCTTGTCGAAATACGCCGTCAGTTCGTTGGCCCAGAGATTGAGCTCCTCATGCACGGCCTCGACATTGCCGGTGAAGGACACGGTACGGTGCTTGTCGTCGTAGGTCAGCTTGTCCGCGGTGATGCGTACGGGGGGCTTACCTGAAGAGGCCGGACGCTGCGGCAGGTCTTCGGGGCGCTGCTCCACTTCGGCCACGACTTTCTGTCCCTGTCCCGGATCGGGCCGCACTGGCAGGGCATCCGTTTTGGCAGACACGGAGGTTTCGTCCGGCCGAGCCTGGTCCGCGCCGAGAGTCTGTTCCGGCTCTACGGCAGGGGCTTGAACGGGTGCGGGCTCCGGCACATCCGCCGTGTCCGGATTGGTTGCGGCCACAGGCTCTGCAGCGGGTTCAACGACAGGTTCCGGCGCGGAAGGCTTGGAAACGAATTTCAGGTATTTGGATTTGCTGAAGCCGATAGCCTGGGACAGTTTTCGTTCGGATGCGTCCAGGGGAAAAACCGCATACCAGCCGTCCTTGAGGAAATCGACCTTGACCCGGTCGCCTTTTTTCAGCGTCCGCACGTGTTCGGACTTATAATCCCGTTTCGCGCGTATATTGAGGTTGCGCGTCGCCTCGCGGATTTCCCCCCAGGCATCCGCCGCCTGTGCGGGAAGAGTCAAGGCCGGAGCGGCCCAGCAGATGGCTGCCAGGATCAAGGCGGCGGCAATGGCTTTTCGTCTGCTCTGCATTTCGGCTCCTACTGTTCCTTTCCGGGCAGCTTCACGTCTTCCAGAGATTCGGGAGTGAACAAGGCTTCGACGCCTCCCGCCGCCACAAGAAGGCGCGTCTTGGTGTCGATCTCGATGGCTGTGGCGCTGATGGAGATATCTCCCCGGCGGATGACCACCCTGCCCTTCAGATAGACCTTTTCCATGGCGCCGATGTAGTCGAATTCATCGGCCTTGACCGCAAAGAGGCCATATCGACCCGTGACGTTTTCCCAGAGGCGGAAGTTGTCGGCCCGCTGGTCCACTTCGCCCATGTCCGCGCGGATGAACAGCTCGTTGCGATCCTCACCGAGATATGCGGAAAGCTGCGGGGCGATGATGGTCACGGAGTTTTTCGTCTGACTGTATTCAGCGCCCTTGGCCTTGACCCGCCAGTCGATCCGCCCGTCGACGCCCTGGACGAGTTCGATGTCGTCAGCGAAGATGTCCGCGCTGAAAACGTCCATGTCGGTCTTTTCAATGCGTTCCGGAGTGATTTCCTCTTCCAGCCTGGCTTCCTTGATTTGCTGAACCGGCTCTTCGTCCTTGTGGAACAAGGCCACGCCGATGAGCACGCCGAAACCGAAAACCATTATCCAGGCCAGAAGGACTCGAAATCTCATGCTCCGGCCCACCTCCGCCACTGCTCGTCGAGCTGGCCGCGACAATCAAGCAGAAATTCAATCGCCTCCCGCACGGCGCCGTGCCCGCCGGGAACCGAAGCAACCCATGCTGCCAAGCCCAGCACTTTGGGCCGGGCGTTGGGAACCGCCATGGGCAGACCAACGCGGCGCATGATCGCGGCGTCCACCCAATCGTCGCCGAGATAGGCGGCTTCGTTCCAGTCTAGTTCCATGCGGTCGAGAATGCCGCGCATGAGCGGAACCTTGTCCAGGTGTCCGGCATGGTATTCGACGATGCCCAGTTCGCGAACGCGAGATTCGACTGCGCCGTGATTCAGGCCCGTGATGACTGCGATTTGCAACCCTGCCTGCTGCGCGACCTTGACGCCCAGGCCGTCCTGCACATTGAAGCGTTTGGAGACCCGCCCTTCGGAATCATAATATAAGCCTCCGTCCGTGAGAACCCCGTCCACATCCAGGACCAGCAGCTTCACGGCGGCGGCGCGATTACGCAAATCAGACATGCGTCAGACTCCAGATGGCTTTGAGCTGGCGGAGGAGATCACGGGCCTTGTCGAGCGGCCAACTGTTCGGGCCGTCGCAAAGAGCCTTGTCCGGTTCGGGGTGCACTTCCATGAAGACGCCGTTCGCGCCGGCGGCGACCGCCGCGCGGGCCAGGACAGGCACGAATTCGCGCTGCCCTCCGGAACTGCCGCCCTGCCCGCCCGGAAGCTGAACGGAGTGCGTCGCGTCCATGATCACGGGAACGCCGAGGCCGCTCATTTCCGGGATGGAGCGCATGTCCACCACGAGGTTGTTGTAGCCGAAGCACGATCCGCGCTCCGTGAGCCAGACCCGCCCGTTTCCGGATTCGCGCAGCTTGTTCAGGACGTTGCGCATGTCCCAGGGGGCCAGAAACTGGCCTTTCTTGACGTTTACGACCCGGCCCGTGGCCGCTGCGGCGGCAAGGAGGTCGGTCTGGCGGCAAAGAAACGCCGGAATCTGGATCACGTCGGCCACCTCGCCCACGGGCGCGGCCTGTTCCGGGAGGTGGATGTCCGTGACCACGGGCAGGCCCGTGGCGTCCTTGATCTCGGCGAGCCAGGACAGTCCGCGCGACAGGCCCGGACCTCGAAAACTCGTGATCGAGGTCCGGTTGGCCTTGTCGAACGAACTCTTGAAGATCAGCGGCAGGTCAAGCTCGGCCGCCATGTCCGCCAGCGCGCGGGCGGTGTCCAGGGCCAGTTCGCGGCTTTCCAGCGCGCATGGGCCGGCCAGAACGAA
This portion of the Paucidesulfovibrio longus DSM 6739 genome encodes:
- a CDS encoding KdsC family phosphatase; amino-acid sequence: MSDLRNRAAAVKLLVLDVDGVLTDGGLYYDSEGRVSKRFNVQDGLGVKVAQQAGLQIAVITGLNHGAVESRVRELGIVEYHAGHLDKVPLMRGILDRMELDWNEAAYLGDDWVDAAIMRRVGLPMAVPNARPKVLGLAAWVASVPGGHGAVREAIEFLLDCRGQLDEQWRRWAGA
- the lptC gene encoding LPS export ABC transporter periplasmic protein LptC, whose translation is MRFRVLLAWIMVFGFGVLIGVALFHKDEEPVQQIKEARLEEEITPERIEKTDMDVFSADIFADDIELVQGVDGRIDWRVKAKGAEYSQTKNSVTIIAPQLSAYLGEDRNELFIRADMGEVDQRADNFRLWENVTGRYGLFAVKADEFDYIGAMEKVYLKGRVVIRRGDISISATAIEIDTKTRLLVAAGGVEALFTPESLEDVKLPGKEQ
- the lptA gene encoding lipopolysaccharide transport periplasmic protein LptA; its protein translation is MQSRRKAIAAALILAAICWAAPALTLPAQAADAWGEIREATRNLNIRAKRDYKSEHVRTLKKGDRVKVDFLKDGWYAVFPLDASERKLSQAIGFSKSKYLKFVSKPSAPEPVVEPAAEPVAATNPDTADVPEPAPVQAPAVEPEQTLGADQARPDETSVSAKTDALPVRPDPGQGQKVVAEVEQRPEDLPQRPASSGKPPVRITADKLTYDDKHRTVSFTGNVEAVHEELNLWANELTAYFDKTGKPGEEIDRIVASGGVRMQRGSTEGTSDSVTYMVKENLLLMEGNPVIRDGKNKVTGKVIKFYVKENRSEVVGGGGKRVEAILFAPETLEAP
- the kdsA gene encoding 3-deoxy-8-phosphooctulonate synthase, which translates into the protein MPDALYERCRERFFVLAGPCALESRELALDTARALADMAAELDLPLIFKSSFDKANRTSITSFRGPGLSRGLSWLAEIKDATGLPVVTDIHLPEQAAPVGEVADVIQIPAFLCRQTDLLAAAAATGRVVNVKKGQFLAPWDMRNVLNKLRESGNGRVWLTERGSCFGYNNLVVDMRSIPEMSGLGVPVIMDATHSVQLPGGQGGSSGGQREFVPVLARAAVAAGANGVFMEVHPEPDKALCDGPNSWPLDKARDLLRQLKAIWSLTHV
- the lptB gene encoding LPS export ABC transporter ATP-binding protein; the encoded protein is MPSLSASGLCKRYGKREVVHGVDVFLKRREVVGLLGPNGAGKTTTFYMLAGIVKPNAGVVRFGEKEITHLPLHERARMGLSYLPQESSVFRKLTVLENLMIILEQTSYNREKRRQRARELMRMFNITKLAHQKAMYLSGGERRRLEIARALIMNPKYILLDEPFAGIDPIAVIDIQEIISILKKLGLGILISDHNVRETLNICDRAYLVYEGTIILEGSPQEIVKDSKARQVYLGENFCL